Proteins encoded together in one Impatiens glandulifera chromosome 1, dImpGla2.1, whole genome shotgun sequence window:
- the LOC124919315 gene encoding xyloglucan galactosyltransferase XLT2-like has translation MAPPLFGRSPPDYHSLGKNHPKNTTIDTNLNSVLTHLTLHPRIWLSLSTLFIIIVVLSYPPPIPSLLSMDIDRSSVPSHCPSGTIYVYDLPSVFNQDLVDSCNESDPWHWRCKAVSNEGFGPISTELKGIVPDDVLPAWYWTNQFSAEILFHHRLLNYRCRTMEPESATAFYMPFYAGLSVGRYLWENRTMRDHDSETMLKWVQDRPYWKRSNGSDHFLVIGRITWDFRRMDSPDADWGSSFFNMPAMRNVTRLIVERAPNEEYEIGLPYPTGFHPRSESDITIWQQFVRTRRREKLFSFVGASRADQKADFRTILMSQCRNESDSCRLIDCNKAECAYGKTKNLETFMESEFCLQPKGDSDTRRSVFDCMLSGSIPVFFWDRTAYRQYQWFLPSNRSSYSVYIEEDDVRNGLSVKRVLEKYSKIEVEKMREKVIEYIPNFLYAKPRLGLNRTSDAFDIAVNGILNRIREKREQSESNV, from the coding sequence ATGGCACCTCCTCTCTTCGGCCGATCCCCGCCGGATTACCATTCTCTCGGCAAGAACCATCCCAAGAACACCACCATCGACACCAATCTCAATTCAGTTCTCACTCATCTCACTCTCCATCCACGAATATGGCTCTCTCTTTCCACTCTCTTTATCATCATCGTCGTTCTCTCCTATCCTCCCCCCATCCCTTCCTTACTTTCAATGGATATCGACAGATCCTCGGTCCCATCTCACTGTCCTTCCGGAACGATCTACGTCTACGACCTCCCCTCTGTTTTCAACCAAGATTTGGTCGATAGCTGCAACGAATCAGATCCATGGCATTGGCGATGCAAGGCTGTTTCTAACGAGGGATTTGGTCCAATTTCAACAGAGCTTAAAGGGATCGTGCCTGATGATGTTCTTCCGGCTTGGTATTGGACGAATCAATTCTCGGCAGAGATTTTATTCCACCACCGGCTGTTGAATTACAGATGCAGAACGATGGAGCCGGAATCTGCAACAGCGTTCTACATGCCGTTTTATGCAGGACTGTCGGTGGGTAGGTATTTATGGGAGAATCGAACGATGAGAGATCATGACAGTGAAACAATGCTTAAATGGGTACAAGATCGACCTTACTGGAAAAGATCAAACGGATCGGATCATTTCTTAGTCATAGGTCGTATAACATGGGATTTCAGACGAATGGATTCGCCGGACGCCGATTGGGGATCTAGTTTCTTCAACATGCCGGCGATGCGTAATGTGACCCGACTCATAGTCGAACGTGCTCCGAATGAAGAATACGAGATCGGACTTCCATACCCGACCGGTTTCCATCCAAGATCCGAATCCGATATAACCATATGGCAACAATTCGTCCGCACGCGCCGCCGCGAGAAACTCTTCTCCTTCGTCGGAGCATCCCGTGCCGATCAGAAAGCCGATTTCCGAACGATTCTCATGAGTCAATGCCGTAACGAGTCCGACTCGTGCCGACTCATCGACTGTAACAAAGCCGAGTGCGCCTACGGTAAAACGAAGAATCTCGAGACGTTTATGGAATCGGAGTTCTGTTTACAACCGAAAGGCGATAGTGATACGAGGAGATCGGTTTTCGATTGTATGTTATCTGGTTCGATTCCTGTTTTCTTTTGGGATCGAACGGCGTATCGTCAGTATCAGTGGTTCTTACCGAGTAATCGTTCGAGTTACTCTGTTTATATTGAAGAAGACGATGTACGGAATGGATTATCTGTTAAAAGGGTTTTGGAGAAATACAGTAAGATTGAGGTGGAGAAGATGAGAGAAAAGGTGATTGAATATATACCTAATTTCTTGTACGCGAAGCCACGGCTAGGTTTGAATCGGACGAGTGATGCTTTTGATATTGCTGTGAATGGAATACTGAACAGAATCAGGGAGAAGAGAGAACAATCGGAATCAAATGTGTAG
- the LOC124936356 gene encoding protein FAR-RED IMPAIRED RESPONSE 1-like translates to MGNFVQYQCKMFEFRRILCRHILMVHRRMKVDQVPERYVLDRWRKDLKRGYQSITNIYDSDVSESQRKRYNSLTPMMHLFQQLASQSEDKTSVASRLLEDMIQKLMLDFDNAYTSSTPATTPPTEKVIHSLVRVRARGRPPTKRKLSAVEKVINRSKHSTKDLEGRSNNSRSNNSRSNNSRSRN, encoded by the exons ATGGGGAATTTTGTACAATATCAATGTAAGATGTTTGAGTTTAGGAGAATTTTGTGCAGACATATTCTTATGGTGCATAGAAGAATGAAAGTGGATCAAGTGCCTGAGAGATATGTCTTGGACCGTTGGCGCAAAGATTTGAAACGAGGTTATCAAAGCATCACCAATATTTATGATTCTGATGTGTCTGAAAGTCAAAGAAAAAGGTATAACAGTCTAACTCCAATGATGCATTTGTTCCAACAACTTGCATCACAATCTGAAGATAAGACCTCAGTTGCGTCTAGACTTTTGGAAGACATGATTCAAAAGTTGATGTTGGATTTTGATAATGCATATACAAGTTCCACACCAGCAACTACTCCTCCAACCGAGAAAGTGATTCACTCTCTGGTTAGAGTGAGGGCTCGAGGTAGGCCACCAACGAAACGAAAATTATCTGCCGTAGAAAAAGTAATTAACAGGTCCAAACATTCAACAAAG GACTTGGAAGGTAGGAGCAACAACAGTAGGAGCAACAACAGTAGGAGCAACAACAGTAGGAGCAGAAACTGA